A genomic region of Pseudomonas abietaniphila contains the following coding sequences:
- a CDS encoding MetQ/NlpA family ABC transporter substrate-binding protein, with translation MKKTFLFTALAAALSLGISAAQAAEKLVVGATAVPHAEILELIKPELAKEGVDLEIKVFTDYVQPNVQLNEKRLDANYFQTKPYLDGFNKGKGATLVTGVGVHVEPFGGYSKKWKSIDQLPEGATVAIPNEGSNAGRALLLLQKNGLITLKDPTNALSTPKDIATNPKKLKFRELESALLPRALDQVDLDLINTNYALEAKLSPKKDALIIEGADSPYVNFLVTRTDNAHTDAIEKLSKALTSQQVKDFINKKYDGAVLPAF, from the coding sequence ATGAAAAAGACGTTTTTGTTCACCGCACTGGCGGCTGCTCTCTCCCTCGGTATCAGCGCTGCCCAAGCGGCCGAGAAACTGGTAGTCGGCGCGACTGCCGTTCCACACGCCGAAATCCTCGAGCTGATCAAGCCTGAGCTGGCCAAAGAAGGTGTGGATCTGGAGATCAAGGTTTTCACTGACTACGTTCAGCCGAACGTGCAGCTGAACGAGAAACGTCTGGACGCCAACTACTTTCAGACCAAGCCTTATCTGGACGGCTTCAACAAAGGCAAGGGCGCAACCCTGGTGACTGGCGTTGGCGTACACGTTGAACCGTTCGGCGGCTACTCGAAGAAGTGGAAGTCCATCGACCAGTTGCCGGAAGGCGCAACCGTTGCGATCCCTAACGAAGGCAGCAACGCCGGTCGTGCTCTGCTGCTGCTGCAGAAGAACGGTCTGATCACCCTGAAGGACCCGACCAACGCGCTGTCGACGCCGAAAGACATCGCCACCAACCCGAAAAAACTGAAGTTCCGCGAGCTGGAATCGGCTTTGCTGCCACGTGCGCTGGATCAGGTTGACCTGGATCTGATCAACACCAACTACGCGCTGGAAGCCAAGCTGAGCCCGAAAAAGGACGCGCTGATCATCGAGGGTGCTGATTCGCCTTACGTGAACTTCCTGGTGACCCGTACCGACAACGCCCACACCGACGCGATCGAGAAGCTGTCGAAGGCGCTGACCAGCCAGCAGGTCAAAGACTTCATCAACAAGAAGTATGACGGCGCGGTATTGCCAGCATTCTGA
- a CDS encoding ABC transporter ATP-binding protein — protein sequence MNAVLQSHTASDRLNAQQANQPTAEALLQVQGVSLEYRTPERVVRATHQVSFEIDPADRFVLLGPSGCGKSTLLKAVAGFIQPSEGQIRLAGQQVKEPGPDRIVVFQEFDQLPPWKTVIENVMFPLLASRTLKRREAEERARHYLEKVGLSAFANAYPHTLSGGMKARVAIARALAMQPKILLMDEPFAALDALTRRKMQEELLELWEEVRFTLLFVTHSIEEALVVGNRILLLSPHPGRVRAEINSHQYDLKSLGGVDFQRSAQRIHNLLFNEGEVPVVEQDLRFQDIRIAY from the coding sequence ATGAACGCTGTTCTGCAAAGCCACACGGCTAGCGATCGCTTGAATGCGCAACAGGCCAATCAGCCTACCGCTGAAGCGCTGTTGCAAGTCCAGGGCGTAAGCCTTGAATACCGCACGCCGGAACGCGTAGTGCGGGCCACTCATCAAGTCAGTTTCGAAATCGATCCTGCCGATCGTTTCGTGTTGCTCGGCCCTTCGGGGTGCGGCAAGTCGACCCTGCTCAAGGCCGTTGCCGGTTTTATTCAGCCCAGCGAAGGGCAGATCCGTCTGGCCGGTCAGCAGGTCAAGGAACCGGGTCCGGACAGAATCGTGGTGTTTCAGGAGTTCGACCAGCTTCCGCCCTGGAAAACCGTGATCGAGAACGTCATGTTTCCGCTGCTGGCCTCACGCACGCTCAAGCGCCGTGAAGCCGAAGAGCGTGCGCGGCATTACCTGGAAAAGGTCGGTTTGAGTGCCTTCGCCAACGCTTATCCGCACACGTTGTCGGGCGGTATGAAAGCCCGTGTCGCCATTGCTCGCGCACTGGCGATGCAACCGAAAATCCTGCTGATGGACGAGCCGTTCGCGGCCCTCGATGCACTGACCCGTCGCAAGATGCAGGAAGAGTTGCTGGAGCTGTGGGAAGAGGTGCGTTTCACGCTGCTGTTCGTCACGCACTCCATCGAAGAAGCGCTGGTGGTGGGCAACCGGATTCTGCTGCTGTCGCCGCATCCAGGGCGTGTTCGCGCCGAGATCAACAGCCATCAGTACGACCTGAAAAGCCTGGGCGGCGTGGATTTTCAACGCTCGGCGCAACGCATTCACAACCTGCTGTTCAACGAGGGCGAAGTGCCCGTGGTCGAGCAGGACCTGCGGTTTCAGGATATTCGTATCGCGTATTGA
- a CDS encoding TauD/TfdA dioxygenase family protein, with product MPAASQASLSAQAPDQQFDVRPFAEKVGAEIVGLDLSRPLNDADFARVHRAHLDYHVVVFRDQQITPQQQIDFSRRFGVLQIHVLKQFLLANHPEILIVSNIVENGQPVGLGDAGKYWHSDLSYKELPSLGSMLYAQELPSEGGDTLFADMHLAWDTLPEHLRKAVEGRSAVHSYTSRYRDGRNAENWRPTLSAEQLAQVAVVSHPIVRTHPENGRKALFVSEGFTTHIVGLPEDESQQILNELYAHSVRPEGVYRHKWQENDMVFWDNRSLIHLAGGTPDHLRRRLHRTTIQGDAPF from the coding sequence ATGCCAGCAGCCTCCCAAGCTTCCTTGTCCGCGCAAGCGCCGGATCAACAGTTCGATGTGCGTCCATTCGCCGAAAAGGTGGGCGCGGAAATCGTCGGGCTGGACCTGTCCCGCCCGCTGAATGACGCAGACTTTGCCCGCGTGCACCGCGCGCACCTGGATTACCACGTCGTGGTGTTCCGCGATCAGCAGATCACCCCGCAACAGCAGATCGACTTCAGTCGCCGTTTCGGCGTGCTGCAGATTCACGTCCTCAAGCAGTTCCTGCTCGCCAATCACCCGGAAATCCTGATCGTCTCCAACATCGTCGAGAACGGTCAGCCGGTGGGTTTGGGTGATGCAGGCAAGTACTGGCACTCGGACCTGTCCTACAAAGAGCTGCCGAGTCTCGGTTCGATGCTCTATGCCCAGGAGCTGCCAAGCGAAGGCGGCGATACGCTGTTCGCTGATATGCACCTGGCGTGGGACACCTTGCCTGAGCATCTGCGCAAAGCCGTCGAAGGCCGTAGCGCGGTGCACAGCTACACCTCCCGCTATCGCGATGGCCGTAACGCCGAAAACTGGCGTCCGACGCTCAGCGCCGAGCAGCTGGCGCAGGTGGCCGTCGTCAGTCACCCGATCGTGCGGACACACCCGGAAAACGGCCGCAAGGCGCTGTTTGTCAGTGAAGGGTTCACCACGCATATCGTCGGTCTGCCCGAGGACGAGAGCCAGCAGATTCTCAACGAGTTGTACGCCCACAGCGTTCGTCCGGAAGGCGTCTACCGCCACAAGTGGCAGGAAAATGACATGGTGTTCTGGGACAACCGTTCGCTGATTCACCTGGCCGGCGGTACGCCCGATCACCTGCGTCGCCGACTGCATCGCACCACCATCCAGGGCGATGCGCCGTTCTGA
- a CDS encoding alpha/beta hydrolase — protein MHNESIRYLIVPGWQGSADDHWQTHWQNSLPNSVRVEQADWLKPRREDWVGELQRVIAADSSPVILIAHSLGCVTVAHWAQLAPLETLRQVRGALLVAPADVERPNCPPAIRNFAPIPEHLLPFPSQVVSSDNDSAVSALRAMEMARNWGAEIGILSGAGHINVKSGHQRWEQGFAYLYRLQGRIEQSARRRA, from the coding sequence ATGCATAACGAATCGATCCGTTACCTGATCGTGCCAGGCTGGCAAGGATCTGCCGACGACCATTGGCAAACTCACTGGCAGAACAGCCTGCCGAACAGCGTGCGCGTGGAACAGGCCGACTGGCTTAAACCGCGCCGCGAAGACTGGGTAGGGGAGCTGCAGCGCGTGATCGCTGCCGACAGCTCTCCGGTGATTTTGATCGCCCACAGTCTGGGGTGCGTGACCGTCGCGCATTGGGCTCAGTTGGCCCCGTTGGAAACCCTGCGTCAGGTGCGCGGCGCGTTGCTGGTGGCGCCTGCCGATGTCGAGCGTCCGAACTGCCCGCCTGCCATTCGCAACTTTGCGCCGATTCCCGAGCACTTGCTGCCGTTCCCGAGCCAAGTGGTCAGCTCCGATAACGACTCCGCTGTCAGCGCCTTGCGTGCGATGGAGATGGCCCGCAACTGGGGCGCTGAAATCGGCATCCTCAGCGGTGCCGGACACATCAACGTCAAGTCCGGTCACCAACGCTGGGAACAGGGTTTTGCTTACCTGTACCGCTTGCAAGGTCGTATCGAGCAATCGGCACGGCGTCGTGCCTGA